One region of Pygocentrus nattereri isolate fPygNat1 chromosome 14, fPygNat1.pri, whole genome shotgun sequence genomic DNA includes:
- the antkmt gene encoding adenine nucleotide translocase lysine N-methyltransferase encodes MDDDALEETLAQFKEKRLGGWGILQLTAGTGLAVYAMWAGVLMPGFRRVPLKLQVPYMPASKRQVGNVMTLLKGRSGGFADLGSGDGRIVLEASQQGFSPAVGYELNPWLVRLARFYAWRAGQYNTVSYRREDLWKVDLSGYKNISVFLAPSVLTLLQEKLLTELPEDALIVAGRFPFPNWAPCRIEGEGVDRAWAYHMKALRKQNQSKNITSTEHTR; translated from the exons ATGGATGATGACGCACTTGAGGAGACCCTTGCGCAATTCAAAGAAAAGCGTCTGGGGGGATGGGGCATCTTGCAGCTGACAGCAGGGACAGGACTGGCCGTCTATGCCATGTGGGCAGGAGTTTTGATGCCAGGGTTTCGCAGAGTgccccttaaactgcag GTGCCTTACATGCCAGCTAGTAAAAGACAAGTGGGCAATGTTATGACTCTGCTGAAAGGCCGCTCTGGTGGTTTTGCTGACTTGGGATCAGGCGACGGTAGGATT gtgttaGAGGCGAGCCAGCAGGGATTTTCTCCTGCTGTAGGCTATGAACTGAATCCCTGGCTCGTCCGACTTGCACGCTTTTATGCTTGGAGAGCCGGCCAATACAATACAGTCTCATATCGACGGGAGGACCTGTGGAAG GTTGATCTCTCTGGCTATAAGAATATCTCAGTATTCCTGGCACCAAGTGTG CTCAcacttttacaggagaagttGCTGACCGAGCTCCCTGAAGATGCTTTGATCGTTGCTGGACGCTTCCCCTTTCCTAACTGGGCACCATGCAGGATAGAGGGCGAAGGTGTGGACAGAGCCTGGGCGTATCACATGAAAGCGCTCAGAAAACAGAACCAGTCAAAGAACATTACATCGACTGAGCACACCAGATGA